The Salvelinus alpinus chromosome 22, SLU_Salpinus.1, whole genome shotgun sequence DNA window ATTTTACATCACAACTGTGGAAAGTATTTTTAGAGTAGATGAAACATGTATATTGGTGGGTGTTACActtgaaatattttttatttaacctttatttatctaggcaagtcagttaagaacacattcttatttacaatgacggcctaccctggccaaaccctaatcaCATCCCACAGGTatgcactctctcacacacacacacacacacacacacacacacacacacacacacacacacacacacacacaccaccatcactCAGGAGAAGATTTTTGGGACTGGGCTCTTCAGTGCCTCCTGACACTGTTGTTTAGCCCTCTCCCCCCTAAACAATCACCCCTCACCCCCAATACCCCTCCCCCAGTCCCTTCCAGTCATACCACTCCCCTTCACATCTTCAATGGGGGAGGAAGGCATTGTTAGCCCAAAAACATCTTACTCATTATGCACTAAAGCCCTACTAACCAAGCTGAGCTAAAAGAGGCAAGGATgcacctccacctcttctccctgCCTTCTCTTCCTAGCCACACACAACTCACCCACTCCCCCTGCTTTTGGACAACATTGCATCAAACATAGAAGCCCTTAATGCTCCGCTTAAACTCACAGATTGATGTTTACCACACTCTAATGGTCTTTAGACCAAACGATTTGGAGGTCTTGTCTGTGAGGTGTTTGCATTTGTCATGGTCCACATAATCTATTCTACAGCTAGCACAGTGGTCAGGGCTGTTCCCGTAAAAGCCCTGTGTTTTTCGGTCCTCTTTTAATGGAAACCAAAGTTATGGGTTATTTCACTGTGATTATAGAACAACTTCATTTTTGAACTGTTAAAATATTGCAGAATCCCAATTTTCTTCCGTTTTCTATTCTTTTCATCTGGCTCCAGAATTTGAAAACAGTCGTTCTTCTTCGTCTTACCAGGGCACATCACAGTAGACATTGATAACGTACAAAAAATCTTTAATAACACATTATACTTGAAAGCATTACATTAAATTATAGTAATGAGGTTTAATTTCTTAATTGTTGTGACATGAATTTTTTGTTGTCTTTCAAGTTGTTTTTTTTACAATTGATACTGTTTTGAACTCTACTATAGTTTCCTTCCTTTCACAAAGAGGACCTTTGATTAAAATGTGCTGCTGTTTCGAGAGGGCATAAACCATTGAGCTTTGAGGCATAACCAAAACAAAGCTTTTCTTTCGGCATTGTCCTGAGCTCAAGTTATGTTACTGAAAGACCTTAAGTGCATGGACATAAGACCTAAGTCAGCTTGTTCACAAGTGCCCTTGTGTCTCTAAAATCCCCTTTGGCCTAACTTAACCCTCTGTCTACCCCCATTCCTCCTTCTCAGTCTTTTCTCCTTTCCCTAAAACAAGGTGCGATGCTCAATATAGCAAAAAGGGACCATAATGTGAACCAACAAGTTGTCACTGACTACATACTAAGAGAGATTGGGACAATGGGATAAGACTGTAATTGATAGGATGCTGCAACAGTTTCTTAGTGTTGAACATCCAGGATCACATACTATATGTCTGCCAAACATCCCCTGGACCATCTCCACTCACGCTGCGTCTGGTAGGTTTTTAGTCTGCCGTCCCTGACCGTGCTACCTCTAAACGAAAGTCCCCAATGTTGGCTGCACTCAACGTGTGACTACGTcacccctgcctgcctgccgtcacCTCCGGGCATCATTGGCTTTAATGTCTGTATCTCTGGCCTGGGGGTGAAAACACTCAACACCTTCCACCTCTGAAATCAAAGGCCTTTCTCCAGGAGGTCTGCCGTCTCTGTATGTTTGAGCTCCAGTGGCTGATGCTACTGGTGGGCTCTGCCTGGTCTAGCCAACACTCTTTTATCTGACCAGGACAGAACTCCCCCGTGATCATGTCATCAAGGTACTTCAAGATCCTCCTCCATATGGACACACACTCAGAACGGGTTTGATGTTTTAATTTGGTGAGCCTTGAGGATGAAACTATATAGTCATGTGTAGTATGAGATTTCCATAAGTTAATAATGTGGGCTACAGACTCCACAAGTGAGAAGGTTTGTGATCATAGCGTGGGCTATCATAGCATGGGTTTAAAAAGCATTGCCATGCTGGCCAATGTGGCCATGCATTTGAATGAGCATGTTATGGACACAACTTGGTGTTGGATTCATTACATGTGTTCTTGGATGGTATGCAGAATGCTGATATTTTACATGAGGTACTGTTACTCATTGCAATGCACTGACATTGGTTTGAATTGCTACATTGCTATTGCATCCTATCATCTGCTCATTAATATTTATGTGAGGAGAAAAGTGCACTACCTTCATCCTCTTGTCCAATATGACCATGAATAATTAGGTGCTTGTGGCTTCTGTCTTCATCAAACTACAACATATATTTGGCTCTTTTGAAAAACGTATTCACTCAAAattaaaatgtatgaaaacaagttGTGATTTGGCTTGTATGAGAGAAATGTTATGTTGTCCAATATTGTCCATCAATCGATGTTCATCAAAATGTTATTTGTTGTTGTGATGTGCTGTTTTGCCTGACTGGCATGCATCCAACTACTAGGCTGCACGGTGGGCCATACAGAGCGACGAGAGTTGGTGCGGGGGTGTGGCTATCGTATACAGTGTAGCGTTAAAACCACACGTGGACCAACACACGCTTTGCAGTTCATACAGAAAAGTTTGAAAAGTTTGACAACTGGAGCTAACTTACTTTCCCGTGTGTCCAAGATGGAACCCCATCTCAAGAAAATGCCATACGCGCTTAATAAATTTCTTGATTTGGAAGAGGTTATGTGCAAGGTAATTTGATGATTTTATACCATTAAAAATAGCTACGTAGTTAGCAAGTCTATGTTGCACAAATCAACGGATGCCTTTTAAATTCGCAAAATCCTGCATTCTATATGCATAGTTTTGCTATATACCTAATTAGTTCAACTTGCCAACCAGTCGATTTCGAATGAATACCGGTAGTGAGTGAATTTGCAATGCTGCATTTTGGAACTGCAATATGGAGCCATTTGTTTTCAATGTGCAAGTTCAGTCCTCAGCTAGTGGTGTGGTATCTTTTGGTTCGTGATAtcatgttgttagctagctatgtttattAGAAAATATGGCATACAATTTGCGTCTAACTTACAAATCAATGCATAAAGTCGTGCAACTGCAAGTGACGCTGAGCAAATGCATCTCGTCATTAATTGACGTGCGTTAAGAACTTGTTTCACTAGAAATGACTCAAACTATTGGTGGTTAACGTACTAATGCTAGATCGATTGCTCTTAAACTAAACATTCGTTTCCAAAATACAATTGAAGCTTTCAAAGCACAAGCTAAATGTGGAGGGCTGATTTTATCCATGTGTAGATTAACCAACGTGCATTTCAATTAGTTTTTGTGCGCGCCTCAAAAGAGTATTAGCTAGCTATAGTAACGACGTTCTGTTACTAACTGAATCCAAGCAACTAGCTAGCGGTAATAGAAAAACTGAGAAGTTGCATTAGCTAAAGTCACCCACAGTAGCCTTTCTTGCACATTCAAAATTGGCCATTTGCAAAGTAAATCTTACTTTAACTAGATGGTTGACTGAGTTGAACTATGCTGTTTCTTTGGGCATTTGAAAGTATCATTCTTGCAAAGTTTAACATACTCATGTTAGGCCTTTGGAAAGAATAGAACTATCTCAGTTTATTGACGTGCTAAGTTTCCCTTGGTTTTGCTATTTCCTGGCATTGTTTTTATGTAGAAGTGGGTCCTCCAGATGAAGTTAACATGAGATACTGTTCATGGCTTGGCTACTTTTCTTTAGACAACAGACCATGTTATCTTTTTGTTTTGAAAATGTAGATGAATGTATAAcagtttcaccccccccccccccccccttttcttaCTGTCTATCCAGCAGCTTCTGAGCCTGGACCTCCGGGACACATCCAAGCAGTCAGCATTCCCAGTGAGACATGTTGGTTACAATAAGCCCTGGACCCCATGTTCCCTCTCTGCATCTAGCTCTGCCCTCTCTACTCACTCCACAGAAAGTGCAACCATGACCTCCAGCCACTGGGGGCAGAACACAGAGGCCTCACTCCCATCAAGATTGAAGATGTCATTCTGGGCTGAGCGCTCGGTCAGCATGGTGGAGCCCAGCACGTGCACCCTGGGCTGGGCCTCTACAGAGCCTAAACAGCCCCCAGCCTCCCCTACTGGTGGCCTTGTCTCTGGGTCTCCCACCTCCTCACGCTATAAGACTGAACTCTGCCGCACCTTTGCCGAGAGTGGCATCTGTAAGTACGGGGGGAAGTGCCAGTTTGCCCACGGCTTTGATGAGATACGTGACCTCAACAGACACCCCAAGTACAAGACGGAGCCTTGTCGCACCTTCCACACCATCGGCTTCTGTCCTTACGGCATCCGCTGCCACTTTGTTCATAACAACGAGGATGACCTGGGCCCTGGTCCCCAAACCCCCCGAACCAGACGACCCCCTCTACTTAGGCAGAGCTTCAGCTTCGGAGGCTTCCCCTCCGCCCCTCCACAGCCCCTGGAGCACTCCCTCCCCCACCCCTTCCTCCTCGTGCCTTCAGTCTCCCCTCCCGCCTCAGCTGACATCACCGACCTGCTCTCCCGCGCCTTCTCCGAGGTGGACTGTGTCTTTGAGCCGGCCCATGAACTCCAGTCTCAGTTTCTTCCCTCTCCTGACTCAGGCTGTTCCCTCTGTGGACTGTCCCCTGTGCCTTCCCCCTCCCACAACCCCTGTACCTTATCAGAGGGCTGCGGCCTGCAGCAGAGCCAGAGTCCCCCCTGTGGGCCTGCTCTCAGGGCCAGGAGCCTCTCCTATACCTCCCTGTCTGACCACGAGGGTGGGTGTGGCAGCTCAGCCAGCAGCCTCAGTGGGTCTGACTCCTCTGGTCCAGATGGGTCTGGTCGGCGGCTGCCTATCTTCAGCCAGCTCTCAGTGCCTGACGAGTGCTGCAGCAGCACTAGCTTCTTCCTCTAGGTAGGATGGTCCCCTCAAACCTTCCCCAACCACTGTGACGTCTTGTCCATTGAAAGActtgtgtattttttttttaaagaaccatGACTGCATACTATTGTGTACCTAATGTATTGTACGGGCAGATGCTTGACACATAAATGTGCTTCAGTTAAGCTCAAGTGAAATTAAGCTGTACACTTTTGAGGCACAAGTTGACAGCAAGGCAAGGTGCCAGAGTTGCATTACACTGACTATTTGGGAGAGAAAAAAGGGTGTAGTCAGTGTTATTGCCACTGGAAGTCCTCCATGCCTGCCACCTGCAGTTGTAAGAAGTGAACTAGTCATGTAAATGACAGTTTGAGAAGCAATTCATGAATCTTAGAATGTTAAAAAAGCCAAAGACAAGGACACAATGCATCTCTGCCAAGTTAGATTTCCCCCTATGAATGTTGGTTGACTattgtgattttttttcttctttattgTACACTGTTCTTCTGACTGGGCTTAAGAAATTGACCTTTTCCAAAAACCCACTTCAGTGCCTGTAAACgtttagtttttttttgttgttgttggaaaCTGCAATTTTCATTGTTAGTTGCAGGGGGACCTTGGATTATTTTTTTCTATTTTAGATCAAAGCTTAAATTGGTTTCCTAACTTTACTTAGCAAGGTGGATTGTGAGAATTAATAATTGTTTTCTCACTTGTTTCTGTAATCTCTGCAAATGTTTGAAGTTGTATGTAGACGTTCTGAAGATGCACCAAGAGTACAGTGTGTATCCCTTGTGTGGTAGACTCTGCATGTAATCCCTGATTAGCCGAAAAATACATGTACATGGCAAAGTGAAATGATTAAACTGGGTTGCCGTTGAACTCTGATTCTATTGAGTTGGACCTAAACAGCACCTTGTTCAGTAGATTGAATTGTAGTGTCTTTCTAGAAGTTCTTGGGGAGATCTAATGGTAGATGGTTTGTATCTGAGATGTTTTGGTAGTTGGTTCTGAGGGTGGATGCTTTTTTTGCATTCCATTGTATT harbors:
- the LOC139549122 gene encoding mRNA decay activator protein ZFP36L1-like isoform X2, producing MEPHLKKMPYALNKFLDLEEVMCKLLSLDLRDTSKQSAFPVRHVGYNKPWTPCSLSASSSALSTHSTESATMTSSHWGQNTEASLPSRLKMSFWAERSVSMVEPSTCTLGWASTEPKQPPASPTGGLVSGSPTSSRYKTELCRTFAESGICKYGGKCQFAHGFDEIRDLNRHPKYKTEPCRTFHTIGFCPYGIRCHFVHNNEDDLGPGPQTPRTRRPPLLRQSFSFGGFPSAPPQPLEHSLPHPFLLVPSVSPPASADITDLLSRAFSEVDCVFEPAHELQSQFLPSPDSGCSLCGLSPVPSPSHNPCTLSEGCGLQQSQSPPCGPALRARSLSYTSLSDHEGGCGSSASSLSGSDSSGPDGSGRRLPIFSQLSVPDECCSSTSFFL
- the LOC139549122 gene encoding mRNA decay activator protein ZFP36L1-like isoform X1; translated protein: MEPHLKKMPYALNKFLDLEEVMCKQLLSLDLRDTSKQSAFPVRHVGYNKPWTPCSLSASSSALSTHSTESATMTSSHWGQNTEASLPSRLKMSFWAERSVSMVEPSTCTLGWASTEPKQPPASPTGGLVSGSPTSSRYKTELCRTFAESGICKYGGKCQFAHGFDEIRDLNRHPKYKTEPCRTFHTIGFCPYGIRCHFVHNNEDDLGPGPQTPRTRRPPLLRQSFSFGGFPSAPPQPLEHSLPHPFLLVPSVSPPASADITDLLSRAFSEVDCVFEPAHELQSQFLPSPDSGCSLCGLSPVPSPSHNPCTLSEGCGLQQSQSPPCGPALRARSLSYTSLSDHEGGCGSSASSLSGSDSSGPDGSGRRLPIFSQLSVPDECCSSTSFFL